The proteins below come from a single Mya arenaria isolate MELC-2E11 chromosome 6, ASM2691426v1 genomic window:
- the LOC128237617 gene encoding monocarboxylate transporter 12-like gives MANAMGLLLGPVSSALSSRFSCRTMVIVGDVLTSAGWALTGLMPRLEYMFLTYGLLAGIGKSLAYTPSIIILGQWFHRRHSIATGIAVAGAGIGTFAFAPLLEMLFKHVKFKYTLFIMAGVMVNISICGLFFRDVPNDKKAFTVDEDKKGRNESDYCDEQDVQRKNANEQIRNESDYCDEQDMQTKNANEQSRNESDNCDEQDKQRKIKNEQCRNESDYCDEQDMQGKTRNEQCRNECVFCDEQDKQRKITNEQCRNESDFCDEQDKQRKITDEQCRNESDYCDEQDMQTKNANEQSRNESDYCDEQDKQRKITNGQCRNESDYCDEQDMQTKNANEQCRNESDYCDEQDKQRKITNGQCRNESDYCYEQDMQRKNANDTRYEQSSGNSTFVQKGFREYLDYTLLKRPLFLCFGISVMLATCGHSPATVMLPPLAIEHHVTPQRAAFLLSVTGIADIVGRLAFGFLCDIDILRNNRHMASIFINGIANLTCGFSTQCWQFVTYSVIIGLFAGFFNALTPVILVDLLESGKLTSSFGLALHFQGTGFQLGSPMAGWIRDALGNYQSAFHFAGISLIASSFVMGLSTFCVCKRKKKHTKDVEIFSEPSGKVQLVGVFNVGFTAVADENSSKVNL, from the exons ATGGCAAACGCCATGGGACTGCTGCTAG GTCCGGTGTCGAGTGCCTTGAGTTCTCGGTTCTCCTGCCGGACGATGGTGATCGTCGGCGACGTCTTGACGTCGGCCGGCTGGGCACTGACTGGTCTTATGCCGAGACTGGAATATATGTTTCTTACATACGGCTTACTAGCTG GTATCGGTAAGTCGTTGGCGTATACGCCGTCAATCATCATCCTTGGGCAGTGGTTCCACAGGCGGCACTCCATCGCCACGGGGATCGCGGTTGCCGGCGCCGGTATTGGCACCTTCGCGTTTGCACCGCTCCTTGAGATGCTcttcaaacatgttaaatttaaatacacACTGTTTATAATGGCGGGTGTAATGGTGAATATCAGTATTTGTGGGTTGTTCTTCAGAGATGTGCCTAATGACAAGAAAGCGTTCACAGTTGATGAGGATAAGAAAGg TAGAAATGAGAGTGATTATTGTGATGAACAAGACGTGCAGAGGAAGAACGCAAATGAACAAATTAGAAATGAGAGTGATTATTGTGATGAGCAAGACATGCAGACAAAGAACGCAAATGAACAAAGTCGAAATGAGAGTGATAATTGTGATGAACAAGACAAGCAGAGaaagataaaaaatgaacaatgtcGAAATGAGAGTGATTATTGTGATGAACAAGACATGCAGGGAAAAACCAGAAATGAACAATGTCGAAATGAGTGTGTCTTTTGTGATGAACAAGACAAGCAGAGAAAGATCACAAATGAACAATGTCGAAATGAGAGTGACTTTTGTGATGAACAAGACAAGCAGAGAAAGATCACAGATGAACAATGTCGAAATGAGAGTGACTATTGTGATGAGCAAGACATGCAGACAAAGAACGCAAATGAACAAAGTCGAAATGAGAGTGACTATTGTGATGAACAAGACAAGCAGAGAAAGATCACAAATGGACAATGTCGAAATGAGAGTGATTATTGTGATGAGCAAGACATGCAGACAAAGAACGCAAATGAACAATGTCGAAATGAGAGTGACTATTGTGATGAACAAGACAAGCAGAGAAAGATCACAAATGGACAATGTCGAAATGAGAGTGATTATTGTTATGAACAAGACATGCAGCGAAAGAATGCAAATGACACCCGCTACGAACAATCCTCTGGAAACTCGACATTCGTACAGAAGGGGTTCCGCGAATATTTGGACTACACCCTGTTGAAGAGACCATTGTTTCTTTGCTTCGGCATATCCGTCATGTTGGCGACATGCGGCCATTCACCCGCCACCGTAATGCTCCCGCCGCTAGCCATAGAGCATCACGTGACTCCACAAAGGGCCGCCTTTCTTCTCTCAGTTACCGGGATAGCAGACATTGTTGGGCGGCTCGCTTTCGGTTTCCTCTGTGATATCGATATACTGCGAAATAACAGGCACATGGCATCTATATTCATCAACGGTATTGCAAATTTAACTTGTGGGTTTTCCACACAGTGCTGGCAATTTGTGACCTACTCTGTGATAATTGGGCTCTTCGCGGGTTTCTTCAACGCCCTCACCCCCGTGATTCTGGTAGACCTGCTCGAGAGTGGCAAACTAACCAGTTCATTCGGCCTGGCCCTCCATTTTCAGGGGACGGGTTTTCAGCTCGGATCGCCAATGGCAG GGTGGATAAGGGACGCGTTAGGAAACTATCAATCAGCATTTCATTTTGCGGGCATTTCCTTGATTGCAAGTTCATTTGTGATGGGACTTTCCACATTCTGTGTTTGTAAAAGAAAGAAGAAACATACAAAAGATGTGGAAATATTTTCCGAACCTTCTGGCAAGGTTCAACTAGTCGGAGTATTCAATGTTGGTTTTACAGCAGTTGCTGATGAGAACAGTTCAAAGGTCAACCTGTAA